CGCACACACGATTTCCACAAGCAGATCCCAGAAATTTCTCCTCTCACAACCCTTCCTGGCCCCCTTTCCCCATGGCCTGGCCTGACCCTCTCCCATGGGGTGGGAGcggttctctggcctgggctgtgacccccactcccccaggaaGTGAGGTATGTGGGGGGATATAATCTGATACAGGCTTTCCCCCTCTGGCTGAGATTCTCCACAGACAGCCCAGAACCAGGGTCTCTGCCCCATAACTTCCCCCTGTGGATGACGGGGGAAGGGCCCATTCTCTCAGCCAGGTTGTGCATCCCCTGCTCAACCTGGATGGGCTATTCCTTGCCCCACATATCCACCCAAGCCCCACTTATCcatcccctctctgctccctaaGCACTacatctctctccccttcctttgcCACCTACAACCTACCCTTCCCACAGGCCCTcagcctgccccccccaaacCATCTCCCCTTTCCCATACTCATCCTGCCCAGTGCTGAGAACTCCACCCCTGGCCTTTTCCTCTTGAAACCTACAGAGGGCAGAGTCCTCCTGCAGGGAGTGCCACAAGTTGTTGGCAGAGGGAGTTATTCCTCATGGACAGTTCTGGTCCAGTTGTACTTGAAGGCGTGAGAGACAGaaacccactctcctcccagagctgggatagaacccaggagtcctggctcccagcccccctgctctagtgcccccaccctccaaccctcccagagctgggatagaacccaggagtcctggctcccagcccctcctgctctaacccactagaccccacccccctcccagagctggagacaaaacccaggagtcctggctcccagtcccccttgctctaaccctctcatccccagccccaccctagagcctgtaccccctcctgcaccccaatcccctgcctcaacccagagccctctcccatgccctgaacctctcatccccagccccaccctagagcctgtaccccctctaTGAAAgagaactcaaagagcttggcttgtttaggctAACCAATAGAGCGGCGTGGGGAAGGTAATGTTaggaaggttgaggggggatatgattgctctttataaatatatcagagggattaatatcagggagggagaggaattatttaagcttagtaccaatgtggacacaagaacaaatggggatacaaactggacactaggaaggttagacttgaaattagatggaaGGTTCTaaacattagaggagtgaagttctggaacagccttcaagggagtagtgggggcaaacagacatatctggcttcaagactaagcttgataagtttatgagggGATAGGTATGATGGGCATGGCCTAATTTTTGGCAAtcatttggcaattgatctttgattatcagcaggtaataTTTGCCcagtgtctgtgatgggatgtagatgggatgggatctgagttactgcagagaattcttcctggtgctgctggtgagtcttgcccacgctTCAGggttaactgatcaccatattttcAGGAAAGGATTTTCTCCAgcggaagattggcagaggccctggaggtgtttcacctttctctgcaagcatggggtcacttgctggtggcatttctctgcagcttgaggtcttcaaaacacaattttgaggacttcagtaactcagaccaTAGTGTTAGAGgttttgttatagaagtggatgggtgagatttcTGTGTCCTTGcatttgtgcaggaggtcagtaCTAGATGATCAATAATGGTCCCCATTTGACTTCAAGTCTCATGAGTCTATGAGACCCACCACACACCCTGAGGGTACACAACAGAGACCAACTCTGGAGTATTAACCCACACCACACACATGCAGACGCACACAGCAGACAAAGGCGAATCCCTCTTGGGAGAGGCTCCGAGTCATTCTGGGACCTCTCCCATTCTGCACTGCCAGCAGCCATCAAGTTGGAAACAACAGGGCGGAGGTGTCAGATGCACGGGACCAGGAAAAGATGTTGCAGGGGCCAGTGCAGCTGGGACGGGCGGCAGCGGATTACAGGCAGAGTGCACAGGGGTCAGGGGTCTGAGACCCAAGAAAGCAGTTTCCCTAGCAAGGGTGAAGAAGAGGCAGGCGATTGGGAACTGGTGCGGTGACATTTCCCGGCCAGTGCAGACCACACACTTGAATACCAAGGGATTGGGATTTCAACTAGGAGCAGCTAACAACTGAATCACACTATCCCCTGCGGAAGCAGAGGCTGGGATCTGGCAGTGGCATGTACAAAGCGGGTCTAGCAAATGGGCTCTCCCCTGACACCTGGGCGGGGAGGAAGATTCAGAGAGCAAATTGTTATTTACGGGCTATACCCACTCTGCCAAAGANNNNNNNNNNNNNNNNNNNNNNNNNNNNNNNNNNNNNNNNNNNNNNNNNNNNNNNNNNNNNNNNNNNNNNNNNNNNNNNNNNNNNNNNNNNNNNNNNNNNNNNNNNNNNNNNNNNNNNNNNNNNNNNNNNNNNNNNNNNNNNNNNNNNNNNNNNNNNNNNNNNNNNNNNNNNNNNNNNNNNNNNNNNNNNNNNNNNNNNNNNNNNNNNNNNNNNNNNNNNNNNNNNNNNNNNNNNNNNNNNNNNNNNNNNNNNNNNNNNNNNNNNNNNNNNNNNNNNNNNNNNNNNNNNNNNNNNNNNNNNNNNNNNNNNNNNNNNNNNNNNNNNNNNNNNNNNNNNNNNNNNNNNNNNNNNNNNNNNNNNNNNNNNNNNNNNNNNNNNNNNNNNNNNNNNNNNNNNNNNNNNNNNNNNNNNNNNNNNNNNNNNNNNNNNNNNNNNNNNNNNNNNNNNNNNNNNNNNNNNNNNNNNNNNNNNNNNNNNNNNNNNNNNNNNNNNNNNNNNNNNNNNNNNNNNNNNNNNNNNNNNNNNNNNNNNNNNNNNNNNNNNNNNNNNNNNNNNNNNNNNNNNNNNNNNNNNNNNNNNNNNNNNNNNNNNNNNNNNNNNNNNNNNNNNNNNNNNNNNNNNNNNNNNNNNNNNNNNNNNNNNNNNNNNNNNNNNNNNNNNNNNNNNNNNNNNNNNNNNNNNNNNNNNNNNNNNNNNNNNNNNNNNNNNNNNNNNNNNNNNNNNNNNNNNNNNNNNNNNNNNNNNNNNNNNNNNNNNNNNNNNNNNNNNNNNNNNNNNNNNNNNNNNNNNNNNNNNNNNNNNNNNNNNNNNNNNNNNNNNNNNNNNNNNNNNNNNNNNNNNNNNNNNNNNNNNNNNNNNNNNNNNNNNNNNNNNNNNNNNNNNNNNNNNNNNNNNNNNNNNNNNNNNNNNNNNNNNNNNNNNNNNNNNNNNNNNNNNNNNNNNNNNNNNNNNNNNNNNNNNNNNNNNNNNNNNNNNNNNNNNNNNNNNNNNNNNNNNNNNNNNNNNNNNNNNNNNNNNNNNNNNNNNNNNNNNNNNNNNNNNNNNNNNNNNNNNNNNNNNNNNNNNNNNNNNNNNNNNNNNNNNNNNNNNNNNNNNNNNNNNNNNNNNNNNNNNNNNNNNNNNNNNNNNNNNNNNNNNNNNNNNNNNNNNNNNNNNNNNNNNNNNNNNNNNNNNNNNNNNNNNNNNNNNNNNNNNNNNNNNNNNNNNNNNNNNNNNNNNNNNNNNNNNNNNNNNNNNNNNNNNNNNNNNNNNNNNNNNNNNNNNNNNNNNNNNNNNNNNNNNNNNNNNNNNNNNNNNNNNNNNNNNNNNNNNNNNNNNNNNNNNNNNNNNNNNNNNNNNNNNNNNNNNNNNNNNNNNNNNNNNNNNNNNNNNNNNNNNNNNNNNNNNNNNNNNNNNNNNNNNNNNNNNNNNNNNNNNNNNNNNNNNNNNNNNNNNNNNNNNNNNNNNNNNNNNNNNNNNNNNNNNNNNNNNNNNNNNNNNNNNNNNNNNNNNNNNNNNNNNNNNNNNNNNNNNNNNNNNNNNNNNNNNNNNNNNNNNNNNNNNNNNNNNNNNNNNNNNNNNNNNNNNNNNNNNNNNNNNNNNNNNNNNNNNNNNNNNNNNNNNNNNNNNNNNNNNNNNNNNNNNNNNNNNNNNNNNNNNNNNNNNNNNNNNNNNNNNNNNNNNNNNNNNNNNNNNNNNNNNNNNNNNNNNNNNNNNNNNNNNNNNNNNNNNNNNNNNNNNNNNNNNNNNNNNNNNNNNNNNNNNNNNNNNNNNNNNNNNNNNNNNNNNNNNNNNNNNNNNNNNNNNNNNNNNNNNNNNNNNNNNNNNNNNNNNNNNNNNNNNNNNNNNNNNNNNNNNNNNNNNNNNNNNNNNNNNNNNtttcataaggcaggttttccattcctcggatcatcctagtagcccgtctctgaacctgttccagtttgaattcatccttcttaaacatgggggaccagaactgcacacagggtCCTTTGTGTTATCATTGTTGTGTAAATCACCAAGGATAGAACAGCCCAAGGAAATTCACAGTATTCTTggggttatttattttgtatcattGTGGGTAATGAGAGATGGACCCGTCCTAGACAGACAGGCACAATATAGACAGATGGTGATGGTACAGACAGACACAGTCTaggcatgcatccaatgaagtgggtattcacccacgaaagctcatgctccaatatgtttgttagtttataaggtgccacaggactctttgcagcttttacagatccagactaacacggctgcccctctgatattaAGAGACAGACAGCCTAGACAGGCAGAATTTAGACAGAGGGGCAGAAACAGTCTCGACAGACAGACAAGGCAAACTAGACGGCCAGGCATATACAGTCTAGACAGACAGATGCAGTCGAGACAGACAAACATATCGTTTATTACTAGTATTCTCTGTATTATTGTAGGACCTATGACACCTGAACATGGGCCAGGAATGCTTGTGCCAGGTGATGCAAAGACTATAACTGAGATCAGTGCCCAATTGTgctggcactgcccagacccaCCATGGGCGCCAGTCTCTGCCCCGAAGAGCTCACTTTCTAAACAGACCAAGGCAAGTTTATTCTCCCCCTCTCACATCTATGAGACTCAAAGAGACCTgagacttgcctaaggtcacacagggagtctgtggcagagccagggggagaacccaggagtcctgctcccaagccctgctctaacccaccagatcTCAATCCGCTCCCAAAGTCAgcgatagaacccaggagtcctgacacccagtcccctcccccagtcactAGCCCACTAGATCCCATGCCCTTCCCAGCCCTATAGTCATGGGTTGTAATTCTGGTGGCTTGTCTTTTCCCTGGCAGGGCTGACTGTTAAATTAGCAGCTTAGAAAGCGGTGGCCCCATCCCTGGGGCAGCGCTGGCCACCAGGAGGGTGCCGAGAAGCAGGGGGGTGGGTGCTGGAGTGTAGCCGGCATTAGGCTGAGGGCTAATGGTGACATTAGCCACCCCAAATTCCACACTGGGGAGCTGCCGCTGGATCCAGTCGGAATAGGCCGAGACCCGGGTATAGACCCCAGGACGGTAGGGGAGGGCACACTCAATTCCCCAGCTCACGATGCCGATCAGGAACCAGGAACCTGCCTGCGGGCAAACGAGGGGTCCCCCAGAATccccctagagagagaaggagaaccaGTTAGACCAGTGCCCtgcaatcccaacctgcagccccaggggaCTACATACCTgacccccaccagctctgcccatGTCCCTCAagcctgacccgcagccccctccaaTCGCAGCCCCGGGCTCCTGGATCTCCTGGGGTGTCCCTGAATCCATTCACCTGGCAGGAGTCCTTCCCTCCTTCGGGGTAGCCAGCACACACCATGCCGTCTTTGATGGGACGCGACCCTGGGGACCCTGTGATGGGTTTGCTATAGAGGTCATTGCACGTCTCGACATCTATGAGTGGGACCTGAACCTCCTGCAGAGTGCGGGGAGCAGGGAGACTTTCTGTGGAGAAAAATTACACCTCATCAGGGCCCACCTGAGCCATCTCCACCTGGGGCAGGATCATCTCTGACTGTCTGTTCCCCTGCAGAGATGGAGATGCCCCATCTGTGCCCACCTAGGTAGGTCAGGTGAGAATAGGAGTTTTTAAGCACAtgaggggtgctggctcccagccAACCCGCTCTAACCCAGCACACCCCAATTCCCTCCCCAAgctggggagagaagccaggagtcctggctcccagccccccagctctaaccattagaccccactcccatcccaacaCCTCATTCTGTCTCCCACTGGAAGATCTCGTCTCTTCAGCAGCCGCTGGGCTTTGCTTTGCCTGTTTGGGCTGTGGCTGCNNNNNNNNNNNNNNNNNNNNNNNNNNNNNNNNNNNNNNNNNNNNNNNNNNNNNNNNNNNNNNNNNNNNNNNNNNNNNNNNNNNNNNNNNNNNNNNNNNNNNNNNNNNNNNNNNNNNNNNNNNNNNNNNNNNNNNNNNNNNNNNNNNNNNNNNNNNNNNNNNNNNNNNNNNNNNNNNNNNNNNNNNNNNNNNNNNNNNNNNNNNNNNNNNNNNNNNNNNNNNNNNNNNNNNNNNNNNNNNNNNNNNNNNNNNNNNNNNNNNNNNNNNNNNNNNNNNNNNNNNNNNNNNNNNNNNNNNNNNNNNNNNNNNNNNNNNNNNNNNNNNNNNNNNNNNNNNNNNNNNNNNNNNNNNNNNNNNNNNNNNNNNNNNNNNNNNNNNNNNNNNNNNNNNNNNNNNNNNNNNNNNNNNNNNNNNNNNNNNNNNNNNNNNNNNNNNNNNNNNNNNNNNNNNNNNNNNNNNNNNNNNNNNNNNNNNNNNNNNNNNNNNNNNNNNNNNNNNNNNNNNNNNNNNNNNNNNNNNNNNNNNNNNNNNNNNNNNNNNNNNNNNNNNNNNNNNNNNNNNNNNNNNNNNNNNNNNNNNNNNNNNNNNNNNNNNNNNNNNNNNNNNNNNNNNNNNNNNNNNNNNNNNNNNNNNNNNNNNNNNNNNNNNNNNNNNNNNNNNNNNNNNNNNNNNNNNNNNNNNNNNNNNNNNNNNNNNNNNNNNNNNNNNNNNNNNNNNNNNNNNNNNNNNNNNNNNNNNNNNNNNNNNNNNNNNNNNNNNNNNNNNNNNNNNNNNNNNNNNNNNNNNNNNNNNNNNNNNNNNNNNNNNNNNNNNNNNNNNNNNNNNNNNNNNNNNNNNNNNNNNNNNNNNNNNNNNNNNNNNNNNNNNNNNNNNNNNNNNNNNNNNNNNNNNNNNNNNNNNNNNNNNNNNNNNNNNNNNNNNNNNNNNNNNNNNNNNNNNNNNNNNNNNNNNNNNNNNNNNNNNNNNNNNNNNNNNNNNNNNNNNNNNNNNNNNNNNNNNNNNNNNNNNNNNNNNNNNNNNNNNNNNNNNNNNNNNNNNNNNNNNNNNNNNNNNNNNNNNNNNNNNNNNNNNNNNNNNNNNNNNNNNNNNNNNNNNNNNNNNNNNNNNNNNNNNNNNNNNNNNNNNNNNNNNNNNNNNNNNNNNNNNNNNNNNNNNNNNNNNNNNNNNNNNNNNNNNNNNNNNNNNNNNNNNNNNNNNNNNNNNNNNNNNNNNNNNNNNNNNNNNNNNNNNNNNNNNNNNNNNNNNNNNNNNNNNNNNNNNNNNNNNNNNNNNNNNNNNNNNNNNNNNNNNNNNNNNNNNNNNNNNNNNNNNNNNNNNNNNNNNNNNNNNNNNNNNNNNNNNNNNNNNNNNNNNNNNNNNNNNNNNNNNNNNNNNNNNNNNNNNNNNNNNNNNNNNNNNNNNNNNNNNNNNNNNNNNNNNNNNNNNNNNNNNNNNNNNNNNNNNNNNNNNNNNNNNNNNNNNNNNNNNNNNNNNNNNNNNNNNNNNNNNNNNNNNNNNNNNNNNNNNNNNNNNNNNNNNNNNNNNNNNNNNNNNNNNNNNNNNNNNNNNNNNNNNNNNNNNNNNNNNNNNNNNNNNNNNNNNNNNNNNNNNNNNNNNNNNNNNNNNNNNNNNNNNNNNNNNNNNNNNNNNNNNNNNNNNNNNNNNNNNNNNNNNNNNNNNNNNNNNNNNNNNNNNNNNNNNNNNNNNNNNNNNNNNNNNNNNNNNNNNNNNNNNNNNNNNNNNNNNNNNNNNNNNNNNNNNNNNNNNNNNNNNNNNNNNNNNNNNNNNNNNNNNNNNNNNNNNNNNNNNNNNNNNNNNNNNNNNNNNNNNNNNNNNNNNNNNNNNNNNNNNNNNNNNNNNNNNNNNNNNNNNNNNNNNNNNNNNNNNNNNNNNNNNNNNNNNNNNNNNNNNNNNNNNNNNNNNNNNNNNNNNNNNNNNNNNNNNNNNNNNNNNNNNNNNNNNNNNNNNNNNNNNNNNNNNNNNNNNNNNNNNNNNNNNNNNNNNNNNNNNNNNNNNNNNNNNNNNNNNNNNNNNNNNNNNNNNNNNNNNNNNNNNNNNNNNNNNNNNNNNNNNNNNNNNNNNNNNNNNNNNNNNNNNNNNNNNNNNNNNNNNNNNNNNNNNNNNNNNNNNNNNNNNNNNNNNNNNNNNNNNNNNNNNNNNNNNNNNNNNNNNNNNNNNNNNNNNNNNNNNNNNNNNNNNNNNNNNNNNNNNNNNNNNNNNNNNNNNNNNNNNNNNNNNNNNNNNNNNNNNNNNNNNNNNNNNNNNNNNNNNNNNNNNNNNNNNNNNNNNNNNNNNNNNNNNNNNNNNNNNNNNNNNNNNNNNNNNNNNNNNNNNNNNNNNNNNNNNNNNNNNNNNNNNNNNNNNNNNNNNNNNNNNNNNNNNNNNNNNNNNNNNNNNNNNNNNNNNNNNNNNNNNNNNNNNNNNNNNNNNNNNNNNNNNNNNNNNNNNNNNNNNNNNNNNNNNNNNNNNNNNNNNNNNNNNNNNNNNNNNNNNNNNNNNNNNNNNNNNNNNNNNNNNNNNNNNNNNNNNNNNNNNNNNNNNNNNNNNNNNNNNNNNNNNNNNNNNNNNNNNNNNNNNNNNNNNNNNNNNNNNNNNNNNNNNNNNNNNNNNNNNNNNNNNNNNNNNNNNNNNNNNNNNNNNNNNNNNNNNNNNNNNNNNNNNNNNNNNNNNNNNNNNNNNNNNNNNNNNNNNNNNNNNNNNNNNNNNNNNNNNNNNNNNNNNNNNNNNNNNNNNNNNNNNNNNNNNNNNNNNNNNNNNNNNNNNNNNNNNNNNNNNNNNNNNNNNNNNNNNNNNNNNNNNNNNNNNNNNNNNNNNNNNNNNNNNNNNNNNNNNNNNNNNNNNNNNNNNNNNNNNNNNNNNNNNNNNNNNNNNNNNNNNNNNNNNNNNNNNNNNNNNNNNNNNNNNNNNNNNNNNNNNNNNNNNNNNNNNNNNNNNNNNNNNNNNNNNNNNNNNNNNNNNNNNNNNNNNNNNNNNNNNNNNNNNNNNNNNNNNNNNNNNNNNNNNNNNNNNNNNNNNNNNNNNNNNNNNNNNNNNNNNNNNNNNNNNNNNNNNNNNNNNNNNNNNNNNNNNNNNNNNNNNNNNNNNNNNNNNNNNNCTGCTAAAAAGATGGTACATACTCATGCAAGCAGAACAGCCCTGGCTCAAGTGTTTCTCCATGTCACCTTGGAGGACCCCACCCCAAGCAAGGCAGACACAGCCCTGGTGCAAGGGTTTTCTCTCATGTCACCTTTGGGGACCCTCACCCAGTAGCAGACAAACCCTGGCGCAGGGTTCTCCCATGTCACCTTTGGGGGACCGCCACCCCAGCACGACGACGACGacagaggtggaggtggaggtggaggtggaggtggaggtggaatcTGTATCTGAATCTGATGATATGGGCCCTGCTTGAGAGCCTGACACACCAATTGtactctcttcttctctctccactcttaaatagcagagctaattttgctTCCATTAAAGGTCTAGCTAgaagctgctgagctgaattcactttggaccaatggtgcatgggcactggggctcccctactacaagcagAAATCACTAAAAGTTGTGATCACTGAGCGTGTGTGTGTTAACTAGTAGAGGAGTCcgaagcagctggcagagcagagcaatttgtgggatggttggagcagcccatgtgATGGTGAGTGGGGCAGAGCGGAGAAGTTTGTGGGACGGTGGGAGCggctcatgggatggctggtggagtgaagTGGCTTGTggtaaaggctgcagcagaaccccatggagaggtggggcagttggcattggaccatgtaaggtgccccttaacaccccatgtgcccctttctccctctgccccatttccacccagttgggggtggggtgtagaactctgcagataaacttttgaactctgggacagcactgaccaaggacagagacttttgggttgttggactttggggtgattggacttaagaacctgaggggaaaaggacactgccaaactagcttggaggtgggtcttttgctcatggtttgtgttacaatcctgtttgtggtgtttccacaatgtaatgccgcattgtttccctcctttattaaaaggattttgctacactcagactctgtacTTGCGAAAGGGGGAGTATTGACTCCTAGAGGTGCCCAAggagggggtggtgtgtaattgtcctaggtcactgggtgggggctcgagccagttttgcattgcgttattgaaatggaacctctggatactgaacccggcccttgttgctaccaactcagaggggcagaagggttacatcacAACTTCACCAGGTCCCTTGTCAGCCATGGCCTGCCCCCATGTCTCCCATGGGTCCCCAACCTCCTCCCATGGGGCTAGGAGTGGTTCTCTGGCCTCTGGTTTCACCGCCCCAGGAAGTGGGGCAAGTAGGGGGACATAGTCTGATACAGGCTTTTCCCCTCTGACTGAGATTCTCCACAGACAGCCCGGACCCTAAATCCAGGTTCTCTGCCCCATGACTTCCCCCCAGTGGGTGATGGGGGAAGGGCCCATTCTCTCAGTCATGGTTGTGCATCCCCTGCTCAACCTCGATGAGCTattccctgccccatgccccacacatccaccccagccccatttatccatcccctctcttccccctaaGTCCTACATCTCTCTGCCCTTCCTTTGCCATCTACAACCTACCCTTCCCACAGGCCCTCAATCTGCCCCCCCAAACCATCTCTCCTTTCCCCTACCCCTCACTTCCATCCTCCCCTGCCCAGTGTAAATGCTGAGAACCCCACCCCTGGCCTTTTCCTCTTTAAACCCACCGAGGGCAGAGTCCTCCAGCAGGGAGTGCCACAAGTTATTGCAGAGCAAATGATTCCTTATGGGCTTGAATGTGTGAGGGACAGAAACCCACTgctttcccagagctggggagagaacccaggagtcctggttcccagtcccctcccccatccctgtttTAGTCCTTTCCAATCCTCATCCTTCATGCCTGCACACTCCCACAGGTGTCAACTGCCAGGACCCCCGCAGAGTCCGCACTCACCCTCCAGCAGGGGCAGCATGAGAACCAGCATCAGAGCGGGCAGCGGGCAGCTGAGAACACCCATGATACCGGCTCCCCCAACTCCAGCCAACTCCTCTGAGGGTTGGGACCAAAGCCCAGACCGGGAAGGCAAAGTCACTGGCTGCAATTTACAGGCTACGCGTCACATTAATAAACTGAGCAATAAAACTGCAAGGCAGGTAACTTCTGAGAGGTGCAGATGGCAGCCCCTCCCcaagctgggatagaacccaggagtcctgaattcCAGCACCCCCCCTCTCCAACCCACTAGGCCCCACTTCTGTCCTGTAGGATTAACAGTATTGAACAGGTGAGCACAGACACACAGTAGATGGCTTTCTGGCTGTGGGGGAAGAACCAACCAAAGTGAGGACACCAGATAGAAGTAGCAAAGGGTCATTGAATAGATCCACCCGGAGATCACACAACTGGAAGCCCCcggctgggatagcagagggctgCGGGACAGGACTGAGCAGAGCTCGTGGCTAACATACATGTTCAACTCCATCTGGGTTTAAATATTAAACCTTGTATCTGCTTTGAACAGGAAACCGCTTCAGGCTTAATGGCATGAGAATGAAACCAGGAAATACCCCAATGAATGACCTCTGGGAggtctggtgggttagaacaggggggctgggagccaggactcctgggttctctgcccagctctgtgaGGGGAATGAAGTCTAGTGGGCtagaggaggggaagctgggagccaggacacctgggttctctacCCAGCTCTCAGAAGGGGCGTTCCCTTTGTCACCTTTCACCACCTGCTCTTTATTTTTATAACTCTGTTTACGAAACTGCCGAGGTATCTGTATTTTCTCCCCCCTCAGCTTTCCCTTTCACATTCAGGATTCTGTCCCAAACGCCACTGGAGCCAGGTGCCTCTGAAGAAATGTGGGGCATGAGAGGTCTAAGCTGTCTGCTGGCCATTCG
This Chelonoidis abingdonii isolate Lonesome George unplaced genomic scaffold, CheloAbing_2.0 scaffold0656, whole genome shotgun sequence DNA region includes the following protein-coding sequences:
- the LOC116832797 gene encoding serine protease 33-like, coding for MGVLSCPLPALMLVLMLPLLEESLPAPRTLQEVQVPLIDVETCNDLYSKPITGSPGSRPIKDGMVCAGYPEGGKDSCQGDSGGPLVCPQAGSWFLIGIVSWGIECALPYRPGVYTRVSAYSDWIQRQLPSVEFGVANVTISPQPNAGYTPAPTPLLLGTLLVASAAPGMGPPLSKLLI